GGACCTTGTCGATCCGATCGGAGGCGTAGAGCCGGTTTTTGTCGTAACGATGGGTGACGATGCCGCGTTTGAGAATGCCCTTGATAAAACCGTAACGATGGTCGGCAATCACCGCTTCCGGATAGGTGTCAAAGGTTTTAAGCAGATGATCGACCAGCCGTTCCGTTTCGCTCCGCAGCCGAGCGCTGAGTTCAGGGTTTTCCCGCTCGACCTCACGCATTAGGATCTCGTCGTTTTCCACCAGCTTAACCGCCACCCAACGGGCCGGATAAATGCCCTTGAACAAGCCATGTTCCCGAATCATGGCGCTCATGCGCAACAGGACCTGATCGATGTCATCCCCATAGGAGATGCGAATGCGGGCCGGATCGGGCGGCACGATGCGGCCTTCGGCCAGAGCCAGCGCGACCTCCATCATTTGATCGAGCCCCCGGCCGCTGCGGGCGACAATCGGCACCACCGGCACTCCGAGAAAAGCCGCAAGTTTTTCCACCTCGATTTCCATGCCGCGCTCGCGGGCGACATCCATCATGTTCAGCGCGACCAACAACGGCACTTTCAGTTCCAGCAGCTGGCAGGTAAGATAAAGATTGCGCTCCAGATTGGCGGCATCGATGATATTGATGACCAGCGCCGGTTTTTCCCGGGCGATAAAATCACGGGCGACCACCTCCTCCTCGGAATAGGCGGTCAGTGAATAAGTACCCGGCAGATCGATGATCCGGGCCGAAAAAAGCCCGCGATATTCACCCTCTTTTTTTTCGACCGTGACCCCGGGATAGTTGCCGACATGCTGCCGGGCTCCGGTCAGGGCGTTGAAAAGGGTGGTTTTTCCGGCATTGGGGTTACCGGCCAGGGCCAGAGTATAAGTGTTCATGGTCGGATTTTCTTTAACCTTGAAGCCGCAGGCAGACCGGAGTTTTCCCGCGCTTCAGGCATCTTCAATTTCAACCTCGATATAATCGGCTTCGTTATTGCGCAGGGTCAGGGTATTGCCGCGCACCCGCAAGGCCACCGGATCATACAAGGGCGCCCGGCCGAGAATCGTGATCTCGGTGCCGGGAACCAACCCGATATCACGAATCCGCCGCCCGAGCTCACCGGCGACCTTAACGGCGACAATGATTCCCGACTGATTCCTGGCCATGTGTCGCAGCGATATTCTGGCTCCCATAAAGTCTCCCGCAAACCTTGGCGCCAAGGTTTACGGTGCAACCTTGGCGCCAAGAAACTAAATTAGTTAATCGGCCCTAACTGCGGCCGAAAAAAATCCCTGCCGCGATTTCAACAAAATCCCGGCAGGAACGGTTGCAAACGTCTGAAATTCAGGGTCTCAGCCGGGGCTGACCACGATATTTTCCGCCGCGCCGTCCCCCAGGCTGACGGTCGCGCCGTTGAGCTTGACCAGGC
This region of Pseudomonadota bacterium genomic DNA includes:
- a CDS encoding ferrous iron transport protein A; amino-acid sequence: MGARISLRHMARNQSGIIVAVKVAGELGRRIRDIGLVPGTEITILGRAPLYDPVALRVRGNTLTLRNNEADYIEVEIEDA